Proteins encoded within one genomic window of Jiangella mangrovi:
- the mgrA gene encoding L-glyceraldehyde 3-phosphate reductase, with protein sequence MADRPQKNLHVGAPYRADEARYIDTPYRRSGRTGLKLPAVSLGLWQNFGDESPLATQRAILRTAFDRGVTHFDLANNYGPPPGSAEKNFGRIFAEDFRPYRDELIISTKAGYDMWPGPYGEWGSRKYLLASLDASLDRMGLDYVDIFYSHRFDPDTPLEETMGALDTAVRSGRALYAGISSYSPERTREAAAIMRELGTPLAIHQPSYSMFNRWIEAGLTEACGDEGLGIIAFSPLAQGLLTNKYLGGVPEDSRAARGGSFSPSLVTDDVVARLRALNGIAESRDQTLAQLALSWALRDERVTSVLIGARTVAQLDDSLGALDRLDFSDDELNEIDKHAVESGLNIWARSSDA encoded by the coding sequence ATGGCTGACCGTCCGCAAAAGAACCTCCACGTAGGCGCGCCGTACCGGGCCGACGAGGCGCGCTACATCGACACCCCCTACCGCCGCAGCGGCCGCACCGGCCTGAAGCTGCCCGCCGTCTCGCTGGGCCTGTGGCAGAACTTCGGCGACGAGTCGCCGCTGGCCACGCAGCGGGCCATCCTGCGTACCGCGTTCGACCGCGGCGTCACGCACTTCGACCTGGCCAACAACTACGGCCCGCCGCCGGGGTCGGCGGAGAAGAACTTCGGCCGCATCTTCGCCGAGGACTTCCGCCCGTACCGCGACGAGCTGATCATCTCGACGAAGGCCGGCTACGACATGTGGCCCGGCCCGTACGGCGAGTGGGGCTCGCGGAAGTACCTGCTGGCCAGCCTCGACGCGTCGCTGGACCGCATGGGGCTGGACTACGTCGACATCTTCTACTCGCACCGGTTCGATCCCGACACGCCGCTCGAGGAGACCATGGGCGCCCTCGACACCGCGGTGCGGTCCGGGCGGGCGCTGTACGCCGGCATCTCGTCCTACTCGCCGGAGCGGACGCGCGAGGCGGCGGCCATCATGCGCGAGCTGGGCACGCCGCTGGCCATCCACCAGCCGTCCTACTCGATGTTCAACCGCTGGATCGAGGCCGGCCTGACCGAGGCGTGCGGCGACGAGGGCCTCGGCATCATCGCCTTCTCGCCGCTGGCGCAGGGGCTGCTGACGAACAAGTACCTCGGCGGCGTCCCCGAGGACTCGCGAGCGGCCCGGGGCGGCTCGTTCTCGCCGTCGCTCGTCACCGACGACGTCGTCGCGCGGCTGCGGGCCCTGAACGGCATCGCGGAGTCGCGCGACCAGACGCTCGCGCAGCTGGCGCTGTCGTGGGCACTGCGCGACGAGCGGGTGACGTCGGTGCTCATCGGCGCCCGGACGGTGGCGCAGCTCGACGACAGCCTGGGCGCCCTCGACCGGCTCGACTTCAGCGACGACGAGCTGAACGAGATCGACAAGCACGCGGTCGAGTCCGGCCTGAACATCTGGGCCCGGTCGAGCGACGCGTGA
- a CDS encoding DUF3040 domain-containing protein — translation MPLSDHEQRLLEQMEQALLAEDPKFATAMRGADLRRRYRRRAVLAGLVFLVGVVMLMTGAVTQVIALGVAGFVVMLGSAFYAVTSWRRVPPTDGTAAAGDVPDISPGSPRRQRRPKGPRNSGSFMERMEQRWRNRRERGYGQ, via the coding sequence GTGCCACTCTCCGATCATGAGCAGCGGCTGCTCGAGCAGATGGAGCAGGCGCTGCTCGCCGAGGATCCGAAGTTCGCCACCGCGATGCGTGGCGCGGATCTTCGGCGGCGGTACCGGCGGCGTGCGGTACTCGCCGGCCTGGTCTTCCTCGTCGGCGTCGTGATGCTCATGACCGGCGCGGTGACGCAGGTGATCGCGCTGGGTGTGGCGGGTTTCGTCGTCATGCTCGGCTCGGCGTTCTACGCAGTCACCTCGTGGCGGCGCGTCCCGCCCACCGACGGCACGGCCGCGGCGGGCGACGTCCCGGACATCAGCCCCGGTTCGCCCCGCCGTCAGCGCCGCCCCAAGGGCCCGCGCAACAGCGGCTCGTTCATGGAGCGCATGGAGCAGCGGTGGCGCAACCGCCGCGAGCGCGGCTACGGCCAGTAG
- a CDS encoding fused MFS/spermidine synthase encodes MPPSRGSDRPRPDRFAGAHDIESGTAELIADRSDPGGWSIMVNGVPSSYVHLGDPTRLDFEYMQWMGHVLDAAGPPGAAPDAPLPTVHIGGAGCTLALYVAATRPGSPQTVFEIDAALVTLMRQAFGLRSVRGLRLKAADGLVGLASLPDAHSAVVVRDAFDGARVPPHLVTTEFYAEVARVLTPGGLYAGNVADTAQVRESRVEAATALEVFAHVALIAEPGQLRGRRYGNVVLLASQQPLPSDVLVRKLAGGAVRARYVEPSRVKELVAGVKPRRSS; translated from the coding sequence GTGCCCCCGTCCCGTGGCAGCGACCGCCCCCGTCCCGACCGGTTCGCCGGAGCGCACGACATCGAGTCCGGGACGGCGGAGCTGATCGCCGACCGTTCCGACCCCGGCGGCTGGTCGATCATGGTCAACGGCGTGCCCAGCTCCTACGTCCACCTCGGCGACCCGACCCGGCTGGACTTCGAGTACATGCAGTGGATGGGGCACGTCCTGGACGCCGCGGGACCGCCGGGCGCGGCGCCCGACGCGCCGCTGCCCACCGTGCACATCGGCGGGGCCGGCTGCACGCTCGCGCTGTACGTGGCGGCGACGCGGCCCGGCTCGCCGCAGACGGTGTTCGAGATCGACGCCGCGCTGGTCACGCTGATGCGCCAGGCGTTCGGGCTGCGGTCGGTGCGCGGGCTGCGGCTGAAGGCGGCTGACGGGCTGGTGGGGCTGGCGTCGTTGCCCGACGCGCATTCCGCGGTCGTCGTCCGCGACGCGTTCGACGGCGCCCGAGTGCCGCCGCACCTGGTGACGACGGAGTTCTACGCCGAGGTCGCGCGGGTGCTGACGCCCGGCGGGCTCTACGCCGGCAACGTCGCCGACACCGCGCAGGTGCGCGAGTCGCGGGTCGAGGCGGCGACGGCGCTCGAGGTGTTCGCGCACGTGGCCCTGATCGCGGAGCCCGGGCAGCTGCGCGGACGCCGGTACGGCAACGTGGTGCTGCTGGCGTCGCAGCAGCCGCTGCCGTCGGACGTGCTGGTCCGCAAGCTCGCCGGCGGCGCCGTCCGGGCCCGCTACGTCGAGCCGTCGCGGGTGAAGGAGCTGGTGGCCGGAGTGAAGCCGCGGAGGTCGTCGTGA
- a CDS encoding methyltransferase domain-containing protein encodes MNERVRRNPRTEAVWAQLYEALAALTTSTGRRVLDIVDLGGGSGVFAVPLARIGHRVTVVDPSPNALATLARRAAEAGVAERVTAVQGDAAGLAAVADDVDVVVCHGVLEVVDDVPGAVAGLAACLRPGGVASVLVAQRYAAVLAKALAGHLADARRLLDDPDGRWGGSDPLPRRFDEDGVRALLEEAGLEVTGVHGVRVLTDLVPGSAVDDPAEVAALAELEAAVVAHPAFRPVAGALHVLAVRPGG; translated from the coding sequence ATGAACGAGCGTGTCCGGCGCAACCCGCGCACCGAGGCCGTCTGGGCCCAGCTGTACGAGGCACTGGCCGCGCTGACCACGTCCACCGGCCGCCGGGTGCTCGACATCGTCGACCTCGGCGGCGGGAGTGGCGTGTTCGCCGTGCCGCTGGCCCGCATCGGCCACCGCGTCACCGTCGTCGACCCGAGCCCGAACGCGCTGGCCACGCTGGCGCGCCGGGCCGCCGAGGCGGGCGTCGCCGAGCGGGTCACGGCCGTCCAGGGCGATGCGGCGGGACTGGCGGCGGTCGCTGACGATGTCGACGTCGTCGTGTGCCACGGGGTGCTCGAGGTCGTCGACGACGTCCCCGGGGCGGTGGCCGGGCTCGCGGCCTGCCTGCGCCCGGGCGGCGTCGCCAGCGTCCTCGTCGCCCAGCGCTACGCGGCCGTGCTGGCCAAGGCGCTGGCCGGCCACCTGGCCGACGCGCGCCGGCTGCTCGACGACCCCGACGGGCGGTGGGGCGGGTCCGACCCGCTGCCGCGCCGATTCGACGAGGACGGCGTCAGGGCGCTGCTGGAGGAGGCCGGGCTCGAGGTCACCGGGGTGCACGGCGTCCGGGTCCTCACCGACCTCGTCCCCGGCAGCGCCGTCGACGACCCGGCCGAGGTGGCCGCCCTGGCCGAGCTCGAGGCGGCCGTCGTCGCCCATCCGGCGTTCCGGCCCGTCGCGGGGGCGCTGCACGTGCTGGCGGTGCGGCCCGGCGGCTGA
- a CDS encoding transglutaminase TgpA family protein gives MSSLSAHGRLTIVAALAAWLSVLPLFAITLTDDWIVPAGIAVALVAGTGYVLRKLGVPSLLVPVAQLAVVVLWLGVLVANDVALLGFIPTTDWATRLIDVFQEGTDVTTTYIAPVPVPRGILMLVVGGAGVVAVLVDAVAVWLRKVPLAGIPLAACYTISASVLATGLDWWWFLPPAVGFLALLVSEGRTRVASWGRSASPSARRSGIPETDSLARNGRRVGAVALIVAVAVPGMAPVLTEGMLGPGRGGGGGGGQTIRTDNPIVDLQRNLQRRENVEVMQYTSSDDEPAYIRIVTLDVFDGEEWKTSDRPVPNSVDSGMPWPQGLDNGEYPVVEYDIRVTDDFSSSWLPLPYPTQRIVIDGDWRFHAETLDVVADGDDVRARSYTADALALNPSIEQLRGAGSPSDDVDAMLELPDDLPPVVTELADQIVADAGATDSFTEAAALQEWFRGPSGGFTYDIQSQPGHSSTALEDFLDERRGYCEQFAATMAIMARYLGIPARVAVGFTPGDSQGNGTWLVRSHDSHAWPELYFQGTGWIRFEPTPASVTGQAPDWTLVPNANPETPETNPNAPAPTSSATAPAVPRDDQLGGGGAAGAQGSSSQWPLIVIGALALVAFFLTPTVAARVGRELRWRRAGDDPALSAEAAWADLREVSRDAGIAWDPAATPRVTGRRVAEAASLDADEREVLNHLVGAVERARYARQPGAVEALRSDTDLVLRPIARSASLSRRVQAFLLPTRLRDSAEEANRRLIDAFDWIDVTGEKMRAATSSAAIRRRVSSPRRTGG, from the coding sequence TCGCGGCACTGGCCGCCTGGTTGTCGGTGCTGCCGCTGTTCGCCATCACGCTCACCGACGACTGGATCGTGCCCGCCGGCATCGCCGTCGCGCTGGTCGCCGGCACCGGCTACGTGCTGCGCAAGCTCGGCGTGCCGTCGCTGCTGGTGCCGGTCGCGCAGCTCGCCGTCGTGGTGCTGTGGCTCGGCGTGCTGGTGGCCAACGACGTCGCGCTGCTCGGCTTCATCCCCACCACCGACTGGGCCACCCGCCTCATCGACGTGTTCCAAGAGGGCACCGACGTCACGACGACGTACATCGCCCCGGTCCCGGTCCCCCGCGGCATCCTCATGCTCGTGGTCGGCGGCGCCGGCGTGGTGGCGGTGCTGGTCGACGCCGTGGCGGTCTGGTTGCGCAAGGTCCCGCTGGCCGGCATCCCGCTGGCGGCCTGCTACACCATCTCCGCGTCGGTGCTGGCCACGGGCCTCGACTGGTGGTGGTTCCTGCCGCCGGCGGTCGGGTTCCTGGCGCTGCTGGTGTCCGAGGGACGCACGCGGGTCGCGTCGTGGGGACGCTCGGCCAGCCCGTCGGCGCGGCGCAGCGGCATCCCCGAGACCGACTCCCTGGCCCGCAACGGCCGCCGGGTCGGCGCGGTGGCGCTCATCGTGGCGGTGGCGGTGCCCGGCATGGCGCCGGTCCTGACCGAGGGCATGCTCGGCCCGGGACGTGGCGGGGGCGGGGGTGGCGGGCAGACCATCCGCACCGACAATCCCATCGTCGATCTCCAGCGCAACCTGCAGCGCCGCGAGAACGTCGAGGTCATGCAGTACACCTCGTCCGACGACGAGCCCGCCTACATCCGCATCGTCACCCTCGACGTGTTCGACGGCGAGGAGTGGAAGACCTCCGACCGGCCGGTGCCCAACTCCGTCGACAGCGGGATGCCCTGGCCGCAGGGCCTCGACAACGGCGAGTACCCGGTCGTCGAGTACGACATCCGGGTCACCGACGACTTCAGCTCCAGCTGGCTGCCGCTCCCCTACCCGACCCAGCGCATCGTCATCGACGGCGACTGGCGCTTCCACGCCGAGACCCTCGACGTGGTGGCCGACGGCGACGACGTGCGGGCGCGCAGCTACACCGCCGACGCCCTCGCCCTGAACCCCAGCATCGAGCAGCTGCGCGGCGCCGGTTCCCCCAGCGACGACGTCGACGCCATGCTCGAGCTGCCCGACGACCTCCCGCCCGTGGTCACCGAGCTCGCCGACCAGATCGTCGCCGACGCCGGGGCCACCGACTCCTTCACCGAGGCCGCCGCCCTCCAAGAGTGGTTCCGCGGCCCGAGCGGCGGGTTCACCTACGACATCCAGTCGCAGCCCGGGCACTCGTCCACGGCGCTCGAGGACTTCCTCGACGAACGCCGCGGCTACTGCGAGCAGTTCGCCGCCACCATGGCGATCATGGCCCGCTACCTCGGCATCCCGGCCCGCGTCGCCGTCGGCTTCACCCCCGGCGACTCCCAGGGCAACGGGACCTGGCTGGTCCGCTCGCACGACTCCCACGCCTGGCCCGAGCTGTACTTCCAGGGCACCGGCTGGATCCGGTTCGAGCCCACCCCGGCGTCGGTCACCGGGCAGGCGCCCGACTGGACGCTCGTCCCCAACGCCAACCCCGAGACCCCTGAGACCAACCCGAACGCGCCGGCGCCGACGTCGTCGGCCACGGCGCCGGCCGTCCCGCGCGACGACCAGCTCGGTGGCGGCGGCGCGGCGGGCGCTCAGGGCTCCTCGTCGCAGTGGCCGCTGATCGTCATCGGTGCGCTGGCGCTGGTGGCGTTCTTCCTGACGCCGACGGTGGCTGCCCGGGTCGGCCGCGAGCTGCGCTGGCGGCGCGCCGGCGACGACCCCGCCCTGTCCGCCGAGGCCGCCTGGGCCGACCTGCGCGAAGTCTCGCGCGACGCGGGCATCGCCTGGGATCCCGCCGCGACCCCGCGCGTCACCGGCCGCCGGGTCGCCGAGGCGGCGTCCCTCGACGCCGACGAGCGCGAGGTGCTCAACCACCTGGTCGGCGCCGTCGAACGGGCCCGCTACGCCCGGCAGCCCGGCGCCGTCGAGGCGCTGCGCTCCGACACCGACCTCGTCCTGCGGCCCATCGCCCGGTCCGCCTCGCTGAGCCGGCGCGTCCAGGCGTTCCTGCTGCCGACCCGGCTGCGCGACTCCGCCGAAGAGGCCAACCGCCGGCTCATCGACGCCTTCGACTGGATCGACGTCACCGGCGAGAAGATGCGGGCCGCCACCTCGTCGGCGGCCATCCGCCGTCGCGTCTCGTCGCCCCGCCGCACCGGCGGCTGA